A portion of the Sulfurospirillum diekertiae genome contains these proteins:
- a CDS encoding beta strand repeat-containing protein produces the protein MRNAYLQLCDYGSRFRILKGGKISLVVSAFIASTTLLHSAPLGGVVTSGNANIIQSGTTTTIHQSTNKASINWNTFSIGSSETVNFNQPNVSSITLNRIVGNEKSVIDGALNANGQVWILNSNGVLFGKNASINTSGLLATTQSLSDADFQAGNYSFKGDSTASVINLGTIDINNGGYASLLANSVSNEGTIKAIKGTITLTGANEATINLNGNSLVNLKVDKGVLDALVENKGAIIADGGKIYLTTNAANELLKGVVNNTGVIEANYLDDITGTVELYAHGGTTNLTGTIEANEGFVETSGEALHVKDGTRIKAKEWLIDPVNVTIDAALATTLEGQLALGDATITTTSAGSDTGDITVNSDITWATTSQLTLHADNAIYVNATIANTNTTNGGVYFNAANTTNKVVFGANGKVMVYNPYQLQWINTALAGKYALGANIDASGTPWNSGAGFVPIGDDTNQFTGTLDGKGYTIDNLMINRLYTDNVGLFGVIGPSSTIKNIGLSDVTITGSNKVGGLVGYNNGGTIANVYATGSVHGNLNTVGGLVGYNSSGTLSNVYAIVNVHGNNTVGGLVGSNKGTITNAYAAGGVNGSGTLIGGLIGYNFGTISNSYWDIDTSGKTTGIELNQGSATLTGIYSSTSTINAFTQATYTGFDFSNTGAWYMIEGSTRPFLRSEYSTTITNDHQLQLMAMNLSASYTLSNNITYANDGMWSSTGFVPIGDSTNNFTGTLDGKGYVIDSLTINRSSSDNVGLIGYAGTGAVIENIGLTNVNIMGHNYVGGLVGYNNYGTISDTYATGSVSGTTNTVGGLVGLNYQGTITDSYAMASVNGPFQVGGLVGINYGTITDSYATGSVSGTNLVGGLVGYNYHGTITNAYATGGVSGTNDVGGLVGYNDTGTIIASFWNTETSGQSSSSGGTGKTTAELQLFSTFADVGWDIINGTSATPSLSMGGTHAWTMLPETVSYTLSTINLGYTYSGNAVNLSSLWSAITLFGSNHASWVYGTDYVFLDTNSNVVTSYTNAGTYSNLYVDILKNGYTEASSGNTKGSLTIAKANATVTANSDTKTYNGLTQSISGFHATGLVNSETESVLSGVTTTGGSGTNAGEYTLTASGVDGNYNLTFVNGKLTIAKANATITANSDTKTYNGLTQSISGFHATGLVNSETESVLSGVTTTGGSGTNAGEYTLTASGVDGNYNLTFVDGKLTITKANATVTANSGSLVYNGLSQSLGFGATGLVNGETKSVLSGVTAIGGTDVGEHTISLNGVDTNYNLTFVNGSLTITPASLTVTANNASKTKDGLAYSGGNGVSYSGFVNHETASVLGGALSYGGTAQGATTEGTYVIKPMGLSSGNYTLSYVDGVLMITLAPTVSISHEPNIAYIENGVAVRPPFFNEPTRTLEIPSNNTPSELVRLEVLQGMLHTASSGDTRVPLWSNSLIQLVNGGVHLPDGVEQQFFMAQR, from the coding sequence ATGCGTAACGCTTATCTACAACTATGTGACTACGGTTCACGTTTTCGTATCCTCAAAGGCGGAAAAATATCGTTGGTAGTATCGGCTTTTATAGCCAGTACCACACTGCTACACTCTGCACCCTTGGGTGGAGTTGTCACCAGTGGGAATGCGAACATTATTCAAAGCGGAACCACCACCACCATTCATCAAAGTACCAATAAAGCCTCTATCAACTGGAATACCTTCTCCATCGGATCATCCGAAACCGTTAACTTCAATCAACCCAATGTCTCTTCCATCACATTAAACAGAATCGTAGGTAATGAAAAAAGTGTGATTGATGGAGCACTGAATGCTAATGGTCAAGTATGGATACTTAATTCTAATGGTGTGCTATTCGGTAAAAATGCCTCTATCAATACCTCAGGACTTTTAGCTACCACCCAATCCTTAAGTGACGCAGACTTCCAAGCAGGAAACTATAGTTTTAAAGGTGATTCAACCGCTTCGGTCATTAACTTAGGAACCATTGATATTAACAATGGCGGTTACGCATCACTGCTTGCCAACAGTGTCTCCAATGAAGGGACGATTAAAGCCATTAAAGGAACCATTACGTTAACGGGAGCTAATGAAGCCACCATTAATCTTAATGGAAACTCCTTAGTTAACCTCAAAGTCGATAAAGGTGTCTTAGATGCTTTAGTGGAAAATAAAGGAGCGATCATCGCCGATGGTGGAAAGATTTATCTTACGACCAATGCTGCGAATGAACTCTTAAAAGGTGTCGTGAACAATACTGGTGTTATTGAAGCGAACTACCTAGATGATATCACAGGCACAGTAGAACTCTATGCCCATGGTGGAACCACCAACCTTACAGGAACCATTGAAGCAAATGAGGGCTTTGTTGAAACCAGTGGAGAGGCTTTACATGTAAAAGATGGAACACGTATTAAAGCCAAAGAGTGGTTGATTGATCCTGTGAATGTCACCATTGATGCGGCGTTAGCCACAACCCTTGAAGGGCAACTTGCACTAGGTGATGCCACTATCACCACAACCAGTGCAGGAAGTGATACAGGTGACATTACAGTAAATTCAGATATTACATGGGCAACCACCTCACAATTAACACTCCATGCCGACAATGCCATCTACGTCAATGCCACCATCGCTAATACCAATACAACCAATGGTGGTGTCTACTTTAATGCAGCTAATACAACGAATAAAGTTGTCTTTGGAGCCAATGGCAAAGTGATGGTCTATAACCCGTATCAACTCCAATGGATTAACACCGCCTTAGCGGGAAAGTATGCATTAGGTGCCAACATTGACGCGTCAGGTACTCCTTGGAACAGTGGGGCAGGGTTTGTACCGATTGGAGATGATACTAATCAATTTACGGGAACATTGGATGGAAAGGGCTATACAATCGATAACTTAATGATTAACCGTTTATATACCGATAATGTAGGACTCTTTGGTGTTATTGGCCCAAGTTCAACCATTAAAAATATCGGGCTGAGTGATGTTACTATCACTGGAAGTAATAAGGTGGGCGGATTGGTGGGGTATAACAACGGTGGAACGATCGCCAATGTCTATGCAACTGGAAGTGTTCATGGGAATCTTAATACTGTTGGTGGATTAGTGGGATATAACTCTTCTGGAACTCTTTCCAATGTCTATGCCATAGTCAATGTGCATGGAAACAATACTGTCGGTGGACTCGTGGGAAGCAATAAGGGAACGATCACCAACGCCTATGCCGCAGGAGGTGTCAATGGTAGTGGTACTTTAATTGGTGGGCTGATAGGTTATAATTTTGGAACTATTTCCAATAGTTATTGGGACATTGATACCAGTGGAAAAACAACTGGCATAGAACTGAACCAAGGTTCGGCAACGCTTACGGGCATTTACAGTTCAACTTCTACGATAAATGCCTTTACTCAAGCAACTTATACAGGGTTTGATTTCAGTAATACAGGCGCTTGGTATATGATAGAGGGCTCTACTCGACCATTTTTACGAAGCGAATACTCTACGACCATCACCAACGACCACCAACTTCAACTCATGGCAATGAACTTAAGCGCGTCATACACTCTATCTAACAACATCACCTATGCAAACGATGGCATGTGGAGTAGCACTGGGTTTGTACCGATTGGAGATAGTACCAACAACTTCACGGGAACACTTGATGGAAAAGGCTATGTCATTGATAGTTTAACGATTAATCGCTCAAGTTCAGATAATGTAGGGCTTATTGGCTATGCAGGAACAGGGGCTGTGATTGAGAATATCGGGTTAACCAATGTAAATATCATGGGACACAACTATGTTGGAGGATTGGTGGGATATAATAATTATGGAACCATATCAGATACTTACGCTACTGGTAGTGTGAGCGGAACTACTAATACTGTTGGAGGATTGGTGGGATTGAACTATCAAGGAACCATTACCGACTCCTATGCCATGGCTAGTGTGAATGGACCGTTTCAAGTCGGAGGATTGGTGGGAATCAATTATGGAACGATTACCGATTCCTATGCCACAGGTAGTGTAAGCGGGACGAATCTTGTCGGAGGATTGGTGGGATATAACTATCATGGAACCATTACCAATGCTTATGCTACAGGCGGTGTGAGCGGAACGAATGATGTTGGTGGATTGGTAGGATATAACGATACTGGGACCATCATAGCTAGCTTTTGGAACACCGAAACCAGTGGACAGAGTAGCTCTTCAGGTGGGACTGGAAAAACAACCGCAGAACTTCAACTCTTTAGCACTTTTGCTGATGTAGGCTGGGATATCATTAATGGTACAAGCGCAACCCCCTCTTTAAGTATGGGCGGAACACATGCTTGGACAATGTTACCGGAGACAGTAAGTTATACCCTTTCAACGATCAATTTAGGGTATACATACAGTGGTAACGCTGTTAACTTAAGCTCTTTATGGAGTGCAATTACTCTTTTTGGTTCAAACCATGCTTCATGGGTCTATGGAACAGACTATGTCTTCTTAGATACAAATAGCAATGTTGTAACAAGCTATACCAATGCAGGAACATACAGCAATCTTTATGTTGATATCCTTAAAAATGGCTATACAGAAGCTAGTAGCGGTAACACAAAAGGGTCTCTTACCATTGCCAAAGCCAATGCAACAGTAACAGCCAATTCTGATACGAAAACCTATAACGGATTAACCCAATCCATCAGTGGCTTTCATGCCACAGGCTTGGTAAATAGTGAAACCGAAAGTGTCTTAAGCGGTGTGACCACCACGGGTGGTAGTGGAACCAATGCCGGTGAATACACGCTTACGGCTAGTGGCGTGGATGGAAACTATAACTTAACCTTTGTCAATGGAAAACTCACCATTGCCAAAGCCAATGCAACGATCACTGCCAATTCTGATACGAAAACCTATAATGGATTAACCCAATCCATCAGTGGCTTTCATGCCACAGGTCTGGTAAATAGTGAAACCGAAAGTGTCTTAAGCGGTGTGACCACCACGGGTGGTAGTGGAACCAATGCCGGTGAATACACGCTTACGGCTAGTGGCGTGGATGGAAACTATAACTTAACCTTTGTCGATGGTAAACTCACCATCACCAAAGCCAACGCAACAGTAACAGCCAATAGTGGCTCTTTAGTTTACAATGGACTGAGTCAATCGTTGGGCTTTGGTGCCACAGGACTGGTTAATGGTGAAACTAAGAGTGTCTTAAGTGGAGTCACTGCAATAGGCGGTACAGATGTAGGAGAACATACGATAAGTCTTAATGGCGTTGACACTAACTATAACCTTACTTTTGTCAATGGCTCTCTTACTATCACACCTGCCTCTTTAACCGTGACTGCTAATAATGCTTCAAAAACAAAAGATGGCTTAGCTTACAGTGGAGGAAATGGTGTGAGTTACAGTGGTTTTGTAAACCATGAAACCGCTTCTGTTTTAGGAGGCGCTCTTAGTTATGGTGGCACCGCTCAAGGCGCTACTACGGAAGGAACCTATGTTATTAAACCTATGGGGCTTAGCAGTGGTAACTATACGTTAAGTTATGTAGATGGTGTTCTAATGATCACTTTAGCCCCTACAGTTTCTATTTCTCATGAACCCAATATTGCGTATATCGAAAATGGGGTAGCCGTTCGACCTCCTTTCTTTAATGAACCAACACGAACTTTGGAAATACCATCCAATAATACACCATCAGAATTGGTAAGACTAGAGGTATTGCAAGGGATGCTTCATACTGCAAGCTCAGGTGATACCCGCGTACCATTATGGTCAAACTCACTCATTCAATTGGTGAACGGTGGCGTGCATTTACCAGACGGCGTAGAGCAACAATTTTTTATGGCACAAAGATAA
- a CDS encoding 7TM diverse intracellular signaling domain-containing protein: MQQFLLWCLCIFSLSAAPIEIGQRSDVSILEHAEIYIEQDAKFKVGDVPSQDFFRPYDSNFITRGYTDDEAVWLHFSLKNDSHEVIKRFLHVNNSMLDSIVLYTSSGDVYTRGVMYLPPIGDTLDYSFLIQLNPLEEQSFYLKVLSNSCATYFNLYAESEDVLWKKNLNKQLILTFLFSIMGTLLVYNMFINFFTKERVYFMYILYIGVTLYNALSYTGMLFVVMKPFFSNKNMVAWSAIDTYLGPLYTLAIPISVLFFILDFMHIERYTKIYLSFKYLILVFVGFAFIFLFSSYDLYEWIMYYMCLISLYILAIAVYLVYKKEENSIYFLVSWGVNTTGTFLFLLYNMGIYIPLNGEYWYFYELSVVFEGLVFSIILSKRLNHTKTLASSLSTYQVLVRELHHRVKNNLQFIVSLYRLKLRKYLDADGKIMLAEAEQNVRSIGKIHEILYAHQDITALDANDYFEELIAEIKRGYPHTHIEIEINAKESLLLDQAIYCGLVVNELVTNALKYAFDEQGGTIIVSLEKEQATFILKIEDNGRGFDVNAQQSSFGISLVERLVQDELNGKVNFKSSEKGTQCLISWR; encoded by the coding sequence ATGCAACAATTTCTTCTGTGGTGTCTGTGTATTTTCTCTTTGTCGGCAGCTCCTATTGAGATAGGGCAGAGGAGTGATGTCTCTATCTTAGAACATGCAGAAATTTATATCGAGCAAGATGCAAAGTTTAAAGTAGGAGATGTTCCCTCACAGGACTTTTTTAGACCGTATGATTCCAACTTTATCACACGAGGATATACCGACGATGAAGCTGTGTGGCTGCACTTTAGTCTTAAAAATGATAGCCATGAAGTGATCAAACGCTTTTTACATGTAAACAATTCTATGCTCGATAGTATTGTGCTATACACAAGTAGTGGGGATGTTTATACCCGTGGTGTGATGTATCTTCCTCCTATTGGTGATACTTTAGACTATTCTTTTTTAATTCAATTAAACCCTTTAGAAGAGCAAAGCTTCTATCTCAAAGTGCTCAGTAACAGTTGTGCAACCTACTTTAACCTTTATGCCGAAAGTGAAGATGTGTTGTGGAAAAAAAACTTAAATAAACAGCTGATTTTAACATTCCTGTTTTCCATTATGGGAACGCTCCTTGTCTATAATATGTTTATTAATTTTTTTACAAAAGAACGTGTTTATTTTATGTATATCCTCTATATAGGTGTGACACTTTACAATGCTCTTTCATATACAGGGATGCTTTTTGTTGTTATGAAGCCTTTTTTTTCCAATAAAAATATGGTTGCATGGTCTGCTATTGATACGTATTTAGGACCCTTGTATACTCTTGCTATACCTATTTCTGTATTGTTTTTTATACTAGATTTTATGCACATTGAACGCTATACAAAAATTTATCTCAGCTTTAAATATTTGATTCTAGTATTTGTCGGTTTTGCTTTCATCTTTCTGTTTAGCAGTTATGATCTTTATGAGTGGATTATGTATTATATGTGCCTCATTTCACTCTATATTTTAGCAATTGCGGTTTATCTGGTTTATAAAAAAGAAGAGAATAGTATCTATTTTTTAGTGAGTTGGGGTGTAAATACTACAGGGACATTTCTATTTTTACTTTACAATATGGGAATCTACATTCCTCTCAACGGAGAATACTGGTACTTTTATGAGTTGAGCGTGGTCTTTGAGGGACTTGTGTTTTCCATCATTCTTTCCAAAAGGCTCAACCACACTAAAACACTTGCAAGTTCTTTATCAACATATCAGGTTTTAGTGAGGGAATTGCATCACCGTGTTAAAAACAATCTTCAGTTTATCGTTTCACTCTACCGTTTAAAACTGCGTAAATACTTGGATGCTGATGGTAAAATCATGCTAGCTGAAGCAGAACAAAATGTCCGCTCCATTGGTAAAATTCATGAGATTCTTTATGCGCATCAGGACATCACAGCCTTGGATGCCAATGATTACTTTGAAGAACTGATCGCTGAAATCAAACGAGGGTATCCCCATACGCACATTGAAATTGAGATCAATGCGAAAGAGAGTTTACTACTTGATCAAGCGATCTATTGTGGGCTAGTGGTAAATGAGCTGGTCACCAATGCACTCAAATACGCCTTTGATGAACAAGGTGGCACCATCATCGTTTCACTTGAAAAAGAACAGGCTACATTTATCTTAAAAATTGAAGACAATGGAAGAGGATTTGATGTGAATGCCCAGCAAAGCTCCTTTGGAATCTCACTGGTTGAAAGACTGGTACAAGATGAATTGAACGGTAAAGTGAATTTTAAAAGCAGTGAGAAAGGAACACAATGCCTTATATCGTGGCGCTAA
- a CDS encoding response regulator: MVNVLILEDDPIIALDIKSIVDDLVGFNGFIASDMPSALKIAHKHTLHILLADIHIKGLVDGIDTARTLQHLYHSQLIFLTSYSDEPTLARASELNVSGYILKPFREEDLVASLKLCALKLDVDQVLLDIGYGYIYDTKLQQLFLHDTHIVLASKEQQLFLLLLNSRGRVVPLSYIDDVIWYDESVSNTTRRQLLHRIRTKLPELTFEIVKYSGYKMNL; this comes from the coding sequence ATGGTTAATGTTCTTATCTTAGAAGATGATCCTATTATCGCACTTGATATTAAAAGTATTGTGGATGATTTAGTAGGGTTTAACGGTTTCATTGCTTCAGATATGCCCAGTGCTTTGAAAATTGCGCATAAACATACCTTACATATTTTACTGGCAGACATTCATATTAAAGGGCTAGTGGATGGCATCGATACGGCTAGAACGTTACAGCACCTGTACCATTCGCAACTTATCTTTTTAACATCTTATAGCGATGAACCTACATTAGCGAGAGCTTCAGAACTGAACGTTTCTGGTTATATTTTAAAGCCTTTCAGGGAAGAAGATTTGGTGGCTTCTTTGAAACTATGCGCTTTAAAATTAGATGTTGACCAAGTACTTTTAGACATAGGCTATGGGTATATCTACGATACCAAACTCCAACAGCTTTTTCTTCACGATACACACATTGTTCTAGCATCCAAAGAGCAACAACTTTTTTTACTCTTACTCAACAGTAGAGGCCGTGTTGTTCCGCTATCGTACATCGATGATGTCATTTGGTATGATGAAAGTGTCTCCAATACAACCAGGCGACAGCTCTTGCACCGTATTCGCACCAAACTACCCGAACTCACTTTTGAGATTGTCAAATACAGTGGCTATAAGATGAATCTTTAG
- a CDS encoding VIT1/CCC1 transporter family protein, with amino-acid sequence MTHGINVKKALKQQQNELDDFTIYSMLSKSDKNGANQTIFHKIAEEEKRHYLYLKTYTNQEQRPRPHVVFFYLLLSKIVGISFTLKFLEKREEGAKAFYQELIAIDPKAEGIFEQEMHHEIELIDMLHDKKLLYAGAIVLGMNDALVELTGTLSGIALAFDRSIVVGVTGLIMGIAAALSMAGSAYLESKENIGDEVKPLTYALYTGISYILTTALLVAPFFIINQISVAIIWMFIGAILTIFLYNFYISVAKDLSFWLRVREMSYITFGVALISFGIGYVVKHYFGIEI; translated from the coding sequence ATGACACACGGTATAAACGTTAAAAAGGCATTGAAGCAGCAACAAAATGAACTCGATGATTTTACAATTTACAGTATGCTCTCCAAGTCTGATAAAAATGGAGCCAATCAAACCATTTTTCACAAAATTGCTGAAGAAGAGAAAAGACATTACCTCTATCTCAAAACCTATACGAATCAAGAACAACGACCTCGTCCTCACGTTGTTTTCTTTTATCTTTTACTTTCCAAAATTGTGGGTATCTCTTTTACGCTAAAATTTTTAGAGAAACGTGAAGAGGGTGCTAAAGCATTTTATCAAGAGCTTATCGCCATCGATCCAAAAGCAGAAGGTATTTTTGAACAGGAAATGCACCATGAAATAGAGCTCATTGACATGTTACATGACAAAAAGCTCCTCTATGCCGGTGCTATTGTTTTAGGAATGAACGATGCCTTGGTTGAGTTAACGGGAACACTCAGTGGTATTGCTTTGGCATTTGATCGAAGTATTGTGGTAGGTGTTACAGGGCTTATTATGGGTATTGCAGCAGCACTGTCGATGGCAGGTTCTGCCTATTTGGAATCCAAAGAAAATATAGGGGATGAAGTCAAACCCTTAACGTATGCTCTTTATACAGGCATTTCGTATATTTTGACAACAGCACTGCTTGTTGCGCCTTTTTTTATCATAAATCAGATATCCGTAGCGATTATTTGGATGTTTATTGGAGCAATTTTAACCATTTTTTTATACAATTTTTATATTTCGGTCGCAAAAGACTTGTCGTTTTGGCTACGTGTGCGTGAAATGTCTTATATTACCTTTGGTGTTGCGCTGATCTCATTTGGTATTGGTTATGTGGTTAAACACTATTTTGGCATTGAAATATAA
- the fumC gene encoding class II fumarate hydratase codes for MDYRIEKDTMGEIKVPNERYWGAQTERSLENFKIGTEKMPKELIRAFALLKRSLATVNQKLKKLDGTKAEAIVQACDEILAGKFDGEFPLAIWQTGSGTQTNMNLNEVIANRATEILGGDFRKEKLIHPNDHVNMSQSSNDTFPTAMHIASVIEIEEQLLPSLEKLKEALQAKENEFAGIIKIGRTHLQDATPLTLGQEFSGYRSMLEHSSSHILQALESLRELAIGGTAVGTGINAHPKLSEFVSEELSKLTGKHFVSAPNKFHALTSHDALVFASGANKGLAANLMKIANDIRWLASGPRCGIGELSIPENEPGSSIMPGKVNPTQAEAVTMVACQVFGADTAIAFGASQGNFELNVFKPVIILNFLQQVRLLSDVMESFRIHCVEGIEANSEKIAFNLNNSLMLVTALNPYIGYENAAKVAKLAHKEHSSLKEACVKLSLLTPEEFDRYVIPSEMIHPKA; via the coding sequence ATGGATTATAGAATTGAAAAAGATACTATGGGTGAGATCAAAGTTCCTAATGAGCGTTACTGGGGAGCTCAAACTGAGAGAAGTTTGGAAAATTTTAAAATAGGTACAGAAAAGATGCCAAAAGAGCTTATCCGAGCCTTTGCTCTTTTAAAACGCTCTTTAGCAACGGTTAATCAAAAACTGAAAAAACTGGATGGCACAAAAGCAGAGGCGATCGTTCAAGCGTGTGATGAAATTCTTGCTGGCAAATTTGATGGTGAATTTCCTCTTGCCATCTGGCAAACAGGCAGTGGTACACAGACCAATATGAACCTAAACGAAGTTATCGCTAACCGTGCAACTGAGATTTTAGGAGGAGATTTCCGAAAAGAAAAACTCATCCATCCTAATGATCATGTCAATATGTCTCAAAGCTCAAACGATACGTTTCCAACAGCCATGCACATTGCCAGTGTTATTGAAATAGAAGAGCAACTGCTTCCTTCACTTGAAAAGCTCAAGGAAGCACTACAGGCGAAAGAAAATGAGTTTGCTGGCATCATTAAGATTGGTCGAACACATTTACAAGATGCAACACCCCTGACGCTTGGACAAGAGTTTAGCGGGTATCGAAGTATGTTAGAACACTCTTCTTCGCACATTTTACAAGCACTGGAATCTTTACGTGAACTTGCGATTGGAGGCACAGCTGTAGGAACAGGTATTAATGCGCACCCCAAACTCAGCGAATTTGTCAGTGAAGAGCTGAGCAAACTGACAGGGAAACATTTTGTCTCAGCTCCCAATAAATTTCATGCCTTAACTTCCCATGATGCCCTTGTCTTTGCAAGTGGTGCCAATAAAGGCTTAGCAGCAAACTTGATGAAAATTGCCAATGACATTAGATGGTTGGCTTCAGGTCCAAGATGTGGCATCGGTGAACTCTCTATTCCTGAAAATGAGCCAGGAAGTTCCATTATGCCAGGCAAAGTCAATCCGACTCAAGCTGAAGCGGTCACGATGGTCGCCTGTCAAGTATTTGGTGCTGACACTGCTATTGCCTTTGGTGCAAGTCAAGGAAACTTTGAGCTCAATGTCTTTAAACCAGTTATTATCCTCAATTTTTTGCAACAAGTCAGGCTTTTGAGCGATGTGATGGAGTCATTTAGAATACATTGTGTGGAAGGTATTGAAGCCAATAGCGAAAAGATTGCGTTCAATCTTAACAATTCATTAATGCTCGTCACGGCACTTAATCCCTATATCGGCTACGAAAATGCAGCAAAAGTCGCCAAATTAGCGCATAAAGAGCATTCAAGTCTTAAAGAGGCATGTGTGAAACTTTCACTTTTGACACCAGAAGAGTTTGATCGTTATGTCATTCCTTCTGAAATGATCCATCCAAAAGCGTAA
- a CDS encoding ankyrin repeat domain-containing protein encodes MSEQTLLWLSANGYDANDLNFVGKYGNSALMKAVREANISVTKELIEAGVDLELKNIDGNTAIWNACFGGDFTCVELLVKAGIQLDNQNDNGVTALMYCASSGKEEMTKLLLASHADTTIANLDGFKAIDLASTPTIYKMLKASIH; translated from the coding sequence ATGAGTGAGCAAACTTTACTTTGGCTTTCAGCTAATGGCTATGATGCCAATGATTTAAATTTCGTTGGTAAGTATGGTAACTCTGCACTGATGAAAGCAGTGCGGGAAGCCAATATTTCCGTTACCAAAGAGCTCATCGAAGCGGGAGTGGATCTGGAACTTAAAAATATTGATGGCAATACCGCCATTTGGAATGCCTGTTTTGGTGGGGACTTCACCTGTGTGGAACTTTTGGTAAAAGCGGGTATCCAACTGGATAATCAAAATGACAATGGTGTAACGGCATTGATGTACTGTGCCAGTTCAGGGAAAGAGGAAATGACAAAGCTTTTGTTGGCATCTCATGCTGATACAACCATCGCGAATTTAGATGGCTTTAAAGCAATTGATCTCGCGAGCACACCGACTATTTATAAGATGCTAAAAGCAAGTATTCACTAA
- a CDS encoding TolC family protein, with translation MRRLLLLLFPLCLCAQTYTELLNLLEKSNSYKSAKELESASESLYQAALGKNLPALDATLSAIEFNEIPNMTLHLPSFPVTKADVGTRRHLEGALILSYPLFTGFAISATIDKARLENEQAMLKLTNLKRNLAMHVTQLFSAIIAEERVIDALKSSELAINQAYQKAKGFYTNGLLAQSELYAIEAKKYDIEAQLLHHQNQKKQLLNQLSLIVNTKIETLQANTLQTFEIPNGDGAKEIALNEREDLHVMAKAIDVAQSSVELAKSKNYPTIAMVGVLKGQGDSLELNGDGYTNADKSYVGLSASWNLFNGFSDTHTIDAARASKMSAFFNLEEYKQQVALEVENTELEIKTLNAELQSAKLEEKASESYTNLTQGRFDNQLISADELSRAIANLASTKAKVATLQSELFNQSARLWLECGWGIFEKKVLTQQ, from the coding sequence ATGCGACGTTTACTGCTACTTTTATTTCCTTTGTGTCTTTGTGCACAAACATACACGGAACTTTTAAATTTGTTGGAGAAAAGTAATAGCTATAAAAGTGCTAAAGAACTTGAAAGTGCTTCAGAATCACTCTATCAAGCAGCACTAGGGAAAAACCTTCCAGCCTTGGATGCTACACTGAGCGCCATTGAGTTTAATGAAATTCCTAACATGACGCTCCATCTTCCCTCTTTTCCTGTTACCAAAGCCGATGTGGGGACACGTAGACATCTTGAGGGTGCACTCATTTTAAGTTATCCACTTTTTACGGGTTTTGCTATTTCAGCAACCATTGATAAAGCCCGCTTAGAAAATGAGCAAGCAATGCTTAAACTGACCAATCTGAAGCGAAATCTTGCCATGCATGTCACGCAACTTTTTAGCGCTATTATCGCTGAAGAGAGAGTTATTGACGCTTTAAAAAGCTCAGAGCTTGCCATTAATCAAGCATATCAAAAAGCCAAAGGATTTTACACCAATGGACTTTTGGCTCAAAGCGAACTCTACGCGATCGAAGCTAAAAAATATGATATTGAAGCGCAACTGCTTCACCATCAAAATCAAAAAAAACAGCTTCTCAACCAACTCTCACTGATCGTCAATACCAAAATAGAAACGCTTCAAGCAAATACCCTTCAAACCTTTGAAATACCCAATGGTGATGGAGCAAAAGAGATCGCCTTAAATGAACGTGAAGATTTACATGTCATGGCAAAAGCGATTGACGTCGCACAAAGCAGTGTTGAGCTTGCCAAAAGTAAAAATTATCCCACCATTGCGATGGTGGGTGTTTTGAAGGGGCAAGGTGACTCACTCGAGCTCAATGGTGATGGCTATACCAATGCTGATAAAAGTTATGTAGGATTGAGTGCTTCATGGAATCTATTTAATGGCTTTAGTGATACACATACCATTGATGCAGCACGCGCTTCTAAGATGTCTGCTTTTTTCAATTTAGAAGAATACAAGCAACAAGTCGCCCTTGAAGTGGAAAATACAGAGCTTGAGATTAAAACACTTAATGCCGAGCTTCAAAGCGCAAAACTCGAAGAAAAAGCCAGTGAATCCTATACCAACCTTACACAAGGACGTTTTGATAACCAACTCATCAGTGCCGATGAACTTAGCCGTGCTATTGCCAACTTGGCAAGTACAAAAGCTAAAGTAGCAACCCTACAAAGTGAACTATTTAATCAAAGTGCACGTCTCTGGCTTGAGTGTGGTTGGGGCATTTTTGAAAAAAAAGTCCTCACTCAACAGTGA